ATCTTGTTTCCTCCATTTTGAATCGAACATTTGATTTGTATTTGAAGTTAGTTTAGCTATAAGAAGTCTGCTTGGGCATACACGCTCAAGCAGACTTTTTTCTTATCACTAAGGTTTAGCTCGAGAAAGATGTCGAGTATGGTAGGGAAATCTATATGGCTGATCTAGAAGCTTTTGTAAAAGGTGAATATGGGGATGGCTTATCGGGTGGATAGAGACGCTTAAACCGATATTTTCCGAAAAGAGAGTTGATGAAACGTAAGACCTGAAAATAGGATTACGTCCCAATTGCTGGCGCATCATTCGGATTTCCTGTCATCGGACATTACATCAACTGCATTTGGCAATTCAAGGCGCATTTGATTTTGGCAACGGAGCGACGGCGCCTTTCTATTCGATCAACTTCTATTTTATTGCTGGTTACACGGATGGCGGATTTCCGTATGGAATTACGTGGGAAGAACATGAGACTCAGCAAGAACTTGAAAATAGGATCAATAAAGATGTAGGAGAGTTACGGATGAGTGACTTGAAGTTAACAGAACATCAATGGAAAGAGTTCGTTGAAACCTATGATATGTATATGGATGGCATCGAGTCTTTCTTGAATGCTGAGACTGGTGAACTTGTAACATTAAGAACATACGACATGGACGATGAGGATGAAGAGCTGAGCGAAATTATAGATGAAGGATTTAATGAAATTTATTTTCGTGAGGTTGAAATTGGTAAGTAACGGCGGTGGAATCGATCCATCGCTATTTTTGTTCGTGATGCCGCGCAGCACTAGAGGACCGATCCACAAAAAGACGATCCTCAATCATGCCGCCATAGACAGTGCGGAGAAGTTATTATACGACTATTCGTTAAAGGATGTTACCTCAAAAAGGATGCCGTCAAGCGCTGTAAAGTAGAGCGTATACCCGCCTCTCATCCACTTAGGCTCATGTTCGGATGCAACTCCGAAGGCTTGAAGCTTTTGGTGAAATTGATCCACTTCAGCTGCAGTGTCGACGTAAAAGCCTACATGGAAGTCCTTAGGATAACGATCGTAGTCTTCCAGGTTAGCCCTCATTTTGCTAAGAACTAAGGTAAATCCTTGTTCGTCATTCATGACGGCTATGGCATCCCCCTTTTGTTCTAAGAGCCTAAATTCAAATAAATGTTGAAAAAAAGCAATCGCTTCCGTTAGATCACGTACGCACAAGTTCAAATGATTAAGTTTCAAAACAAGATCACGCTCCTACCAAGTTTTAATCTAATGGTGTTAGAATAATCTAATGGCATTAGAATGTCAAGCCGTGTTATACTTCAAGTGAAATGAGGTGTGCGACTTTGGCGAGACGACGAAGGACTATTGAGCAGCAGGATGGGCGCGGTGATACGATGGGCTCGGGCTATATACCCCTTGATCGGGAACGGATCCTGGGAGCTGCGATTCAGTTGTTAAATGAAGTTGGACTCAAAGAGCTGAGCATGAGAAAAATCGCGGATCAGTTACAAGTAAAAACAGCATCGTTATACTATCATGTCAAGGACAAAGAAGAATTAATGCAGCTGCTGTCTGATCGAATATGCAAAGACATGGTATGGCCGGATTCATCATTGGGTTGGCAGGGACAAATCCTTCAATGGGCGGAGCAGTTCAGAAAGGTATTTCTCTCTTACAGAGATGCGGTAGAATTGTTCAACCAAACAATAGCGACGGGCCTGGAAAGATTGACTCAAATCGAGCATTTATATCAGCTTCTTACTAATGCGGGATTTCCGGATCGCTACGTCCCATGGGTTGCATCCATGCTAAAAAATTATGTGCTTGGTTTTGTAGCTGAGAATGCTCAGCTCATGGCGACTGCCAGCAGCCAATACGCATCGTATGAAGATATGAGCGAGCAGTATGACCAATTTTTCCGCCAGCTGCCGGAAGAGAGGTATCCGAATATAATTCGCCTAGCTTCGTATACAACAAAGACCGATTGGGAGAAAGAGTTTCAATTCGGGATGGACGTGCTTATAGGCGGTTTAACGGAAAAGTTTAAGAAGGAATAATGATAAACGGAATAGAGCATATAGTGGATGGAGCGCACTCCAATTCGTCGACAATGGACACTCAGACTACTGAATATGTTCATGTAGATGAAGGAGTGCTTTTTCCCCTTGCAGCCACAAAGAATATTTGTTATCCTTGATAGTAACAATGTGTTATTAACTAAATGGTACTAAGTGACAGAGTAGTATGTTATCTATCGGA
This genomic window from Paenibacillus hexagrammi contains:
- a CDS encoding VOC family protein; amino-acid sequence: MKLNHLNLCVRDLTEAIAFFQHLFEFRLLEQKGDAIAVMNDEQGFTLVLSKMRANLEDYDRYPKDFHVGFYVDTAAEVDQFHQKLQAFGVASEHEPKWMRGGYTLYFTALDGILFEVTSFNE
- a CDS encoding TetR/AcrR family transcriptional regulator C-terminal domain-containing protein, giving the protein MARRRRTIEQQDGRGDTMGSGYIPLDRERILGAAIQLLNEVGLKELSMRKIADQLQVKTASLYYHVKDKEELMQLLSDRICKDMVWPDSSLGWQGQILQWAEQFRKVFLSYRDAVELFNQTIATGLERLTQIEHLYQLLTNAGFPDRYVPWVASMLKNYVLGFVAENAQLMATASSQYASYEDMSEQYDQFFRQLPEERYPNIIRLASYTTKTDWEKEFQFGMDVLIGGLTEKFKKE